In the genome of Natronocella acetinitrilica, one region contains:
- a CDS encoding disulfide bond formation protein B has translation MQRAAPLAAAALCLLAVATAFALQAALGLEPCPLCILQRAALLALALGCLAAAAVAPRHPRLAAGAVIAPAVLGGAMALEHLRIALAGDGAAGCAAQPATSALADWLGATLGSVFLASGQCADVDRLLGVPYPGWALLVLVAVPVLVCPLLARD, from the coding sequence ATGCAGCGCGCCGCCCCGCTCGCCGCGGCAGCCCTCTGCCTGCTGGCGGTGGCGACTGCGTTCGCCCTGCAGGCGGCGCTTGGCCTTGAGCCCTGCCCGCTATGCATCCTGCAGCGCGCTGCCCTGCTGGCACTCGCACTTGGCTGCCTTGCGGCGGCCGCGGTGGCGCCACGTCACCCGCGCCTGGCGGCGGGCGCGGTGATCGCGCCGGCCGTGCTCGGGGGGGCGATGGCGCTTGAGCACCTGCGCATCGCGCTCGCAGGCGACGGCGCGGCGGGCTGCGCGGCACAACCCGCTACCTCGGCGCTGGCCGACTGGCTTGGCGCAACGCTTGGCAGCGTTTTCCTGGCAAGCGGGCAGTGCGCCGATGTCGATCGTCTCCTCGGCGTCCCCTACCCAGGCTGGGCGCTCCTTGTGCTGGTGGCAGTCCCGGTGCTGGTCTGCCCGCTGCTTGCCAGGGACTAG
- a CDS encoding bifunctional diguanylate cyclase/phosphodiesterase, whose translation MSDTSRQTAQVSLTWRALTLTSLVLLALAIVISMLGNASMTARFEAHQEELFERKTREIDLALGQSSAELLNLASVLGIAAVEVRGLLGGSEGYRLLQAEWLSIELSAGVDTMQVLLPSGLPLGRWGPEPLIGRDAEGALLAEVLGGERPASGIVCAATCRQYVAAPALGGGEIAAIVILERGLADIATDVAQISGANVGLFVEGEVPEVPPEMADGWPIARPVPAWGGQMPILTRAEESFPLLMEASARAQREALREEPMRLRVDGRTYSIGAVPVPGGTGGEFILVRDVTAGVRAIGADTRALLYATIGGWAVAALILLAILWGPMARIRRLADALPALALGEYTKLRRAVGPGSERLRDEIDVLDGAALDLAAQLEHLEGEVGRHADQLETQMAALRREKDFASRLLDTARVVILTQEANGRIARINHFGETLVGEPAESLVGRSFSSVFLGGDPAASRKAADAPAMEEGVFGAIDGGPVTIAWYHANLHDSGDGGAAVVSVGLDVTARKGAEQHLGWLASHDTLTGLYNRRQLQAGLEAALARDEGGAVIHFDLDSFRDVNDSSGHHAGDELLRLIASTLEREFSERGVLARMGGDEFALLVEGADESQAVDCAERITRTLDELVFVDQGRRHRIQASIGIVCFPRHGETCQELLANADLAMYRAKEAGKSWHVLLDESGSEAKAAVRQRVYWSDALREALREDRLELHAQPIMHLESGRIGHFEVLVRLRDQTGVLHPPSSFIPVAERSGQISQIDLHVLAAALREIGDEGRRSAPVSLAVNLSAQTLRDDDFVAELAERLRESGADPARLTLEITETVAVTDFAATRRVMEAVSALGCQFALDDFGVGFSSFHYLAQLPAALIKIDGSFIRGLAASRERQAIVSAISAIAQGFDKRTVAEFVETEADAAVLRAMGIDYAQGDFVGKPLPIAEALSMDELSLRRRPPRPRNALP comes from the coding sequence GTGTCCGACACGTCCAGACAAACAGCGCAGGTCAGCCTCACATGGCGCGCGCTCACGCTGACAAGCCTGGTGCTGCTCGCCCTCGCCATTGTCATCAGCATGCTCGGCAATGCCAGCATGACCGCCCGCTTCGAGGCCCACCAGGAGGAGCTCTTCGAGCGCAAGACGCGCGAGATCGATCTTGCCCTGGGCCAGTCCTCCGCCGAGCTCCTGAACCTCGCGAGCGTGCTGGGGATTGCCGCGGTGGAGGTGCGCGGTCTGCTCGGCGGTAGCGAAGGCTACCGGTTGCTGCAGGCCGAGTGGCTCAGCATCGAGCTCTCGGCCGGCGTGGATACGATGCAGGTCCTGCTGCCATCGGGGCTGCCGCTCGGCCGCTGGGGCCCGGAGCCGTTGATCGGCAGGGACGCCGAGGGCGCGCTCCTCGCCGAGGTGCTGGGGGGCGAGCGGCCCGCGAGCGGCATCGTCTGCGCGGCCACATGCCGGCAGTACGTGGCGGCACCGGCCCTTGGCGGTGGGGAGATTGCCGCCATCGTCATCCTCGAGCGCGGACTGGCCGACATCGCAACCGACGTGGCGCAGATCAGCGGTGCGAATGTCGGGCTTTTTGTCGAAGGCGAGGTGCCCGAAGTGCCCCCGGAGATGGCGGACGGCTGGCCCATCGCCCGCCCGGTCCCGGCCTGGGGCGGACAGATGCCGATCCTCACGCGCGCCGAGGAGAGTTTCCCGCTGCTGATGGAGGCAAGCGCCCGGGCGCAGCGCGAGGCGCTGCGCGAGGAGCCAATGCGCCTTCGCGTTGACGGGCGCACCTACAGCATCGGCGCAGTCCCTGTCCCGGGCGGGACGGGTGGCGAGTTTATCCTGGTGCGCGATGTCACGGCCGGTGTCCGCGCCATCGGTGCCGACACCCGCGCCCTGCTCTATGCGACGATCGGCGGCTGGGCGGTCGCCGCGCTGATCCTGCTTGCGATTCTCTGGGGGCCGATGGCGCGCATCCGCCGCCTGGCGGACGCCCTGCCCGCGCTTGCCCTTGGCGAGTACACAAAGCTCCGCCGCGCGGTCGGCCCGGGCAGCGAGCGGCTGCGCGATGAGATCGACGTCCTCGATGGCGCCGCGCTCGATCTTGCCGCGCAGCTCGAGCACCTGGAGGGCGAGGTCGGGCGCCATGCCGATCAGCTCGAGACGCAGATGGCGGCGCTGCGCCGCGAGAAGGACTTCGCCTCGCGGCTGCTCGACACCGCGCGCGTGGTGATTCTCACCCAGGAGGCGAACGGGCGCATTGCCCGCATCAATCACTTTGGCGAAACGCTGGTGGGAGAGCCCGCGGAGTCGCTGGTCGGGCGATCGTTCTCGAGCGTGTTCCTGGGCGGCGATCCGGCCGCGAGCCGCAAGGCCGCCGATGCGCCAGCGATGGAGGAAGGGGTGTTCGGCGCCATCGACGGCGGGCCCGTCACCATTGCCTGGTATCACGCGAACCTCCACGACTCAGGCGACGGGGGGGCGGCGGTGGTGTCCGTGGGCCTCGATGTCACCGCGCGCAAGGGCGCCGAGCAGCACCTCGGCTGGCTCGCGAGCCACGACACCCTCACCGGGCTCTACAACCGACGCCAGCTCCAGGCCGGACTCGAGGCCGCCCTCGCCCGCGATGAGGGCGGCGCGGTGATCCACTTCGACCTCGACAGTTTTCGCGACGTCAACGACTCGAGCGGACACCACGCCGGGGACGAGCTGCTGCGGCTCATTGCCAGCACCCTGGAGCGCGAGTTCTCCGAGCGCGGCGTCCTGGCGCGGATGGGCGGGGATGAGTTCGCGCTACTTGTTGAGGGCGCCGACGAGTCGCAGGCGGTGGACTGTGCCGAGCGAATCACCCGCACCCTCGATGAGCTCGTTTTCGTCGATCAGGGCCGGCGCCATCGCATCCAGGCGAGCATCGGCATCGTCTGCTTCCCTCGCCACGGCGAGACCTGCCAGGAGCTTCTCGCCAATGCCGATCTCGCCATGTACCGCGCCAAGGAGGCGGGCAAGTCCTGGCACGTCCTGCTCGATGAGTCCGGGAGCGAGGCGAAGGCGGCCGTGCGCCAGCGCGTGTACTGGTCGGATGCGCTGCGCGAGGCCCTGCGCGAGGACCGCCTTGAGCTTCACGCCCAGCCGATCATGCACCTGGAGAGCGGGCGCATCGGCCACTTCGAGGTCCTGGTTCGGCTGCGCGACCAAACGGGCGTCCTGCACCCGCCGTCGAGCTTTATCCCCGTCGCCGAGCGCAGCGGCCAGATCAGCCAGATCGACCTGCACGTGCTCGCCGCCGCGCTGCGCGAGATCGGCGACGAGGGACGGCGCAGCGCACCGGTCAGCCTGGCGGTCAATCTCTCCGCGCAGACCCTGCGCGACGACGACTTCGTGGCCGAGCTTGCCGAGCGGCTGCGCGAGAGCGGCGCCGACCCGGCGCGACTGACGCTTGAGATCACCGAGACGGTGGCCGTCACCGACTTCGCGGCCACCCGGCGGGTGATGGAGGCTGTCAGCGCGCTCGGCTGTCAGTTCGCGCTGGACGACTTCGGGGTCGGCTTCAGCAGCTTCCACTACCTCGCACAACTCCCCGCCGCGCTGATCAAGATCGACGGCTCGTTCATCCGCGGGCTCGCGGCGAGCCGCGAGCGCCAGGCGATCGTGAGCGCCATCAGCGCGATCGCCCAGGGCTTTGACAAGCGCACGGTTGCCGAATTCGTGGAGACCGAGGCGGACGCCGCGGTGCTGCGGGCAATGGGCATTGATTACGCCCAGGGCGACTTTGTCGGCAAGCCCCTGCCGATCGCCGAGGCGCTGTCGATGGATGAGCTCAGTCTGCGGCGGCGCCCGCCGCGACCGCGCAATGCCCTGCCCTAG
- a CDS encoding DUF1064 domain-containing protein produces MQLRRELLSAEDRAAIDGGRLSASHYRELLVRGALRAGTRQRPPGAGAPEASSPVAQPPAAQKQPGAEGVKPRPSKMGNRKTTINGQVFDSGWEAERYLQLRADEASGLITDLRTQVAFAIIINDMHVCDYVCDFAYLDADGEAVVEDAKGYLTPMYRLKKKLMRAVHGIEIRESYRPKKTPRSGRPPRKRR; encoded by the coding sequence ATGCAACTGCGCCGCGAACTGCTGAGCGCGGAGGATCGCGCGGCAATCGATGGCGGGCGACTCTCCGCCTCGCACTACCGCGAACTCCTTGTTCGTGGGGCGCTTCGCGCAGGCACCCGGCAACGCCCGCCAGGCGCCGGCGCGCCAGAGGCGAGCAGCCCCGTCGCGCAGCCACCGGCCGCGCAGAAGCAGCCGGGCGCGGAAGGCGTGAAGCCGCGTCCCTCGAAGATGGGCAACCGCAAGACCACCATCAACGGCCAGGTGTTTGACTCCGGCTGGGAGGCCGAGCGCTACCTCCAGCTCAGGGCCGACGAGGCAAGCGGGCTCATCACCGACCTGCGCACCCAGGTCGCCTTTGCGATCATCATCAACGACATGCATGTCTGTGACTACGTCTGCGACTTCGCATACCTGGACGCCGACGGCGAGGCGGTGGTCGAGGATGCAAAGGGCTACCTGACGCCGATGTACCGGCTTAAAAAGAAGCTCATGCGCGCCGTTCACGGCATCGAGATCCGCGAGTCCTACAGGCCGAAAAAGACGCCACGATCGGGACGTCCGCCACGCAAGCGGCGCTGA
- a CDS encoding HU family DNA-binding protein, with the protein MNKSELISSIAESAGMSQAEAGRALDALTDAVTRTLAKGDDVTLVGFGTFRVTERAAREGRNPRTGESIKIAASKQPTFKAGAGLKAAVN; encoded by the coding sequence ATGAACAAGTCCGAACTGATCAGTTCCATTGCTGAGTCCGCTGGCATGAGCCAGGCGGAGGCCGGGCGTGCGCTCGACGCGCTCACCGATGCGGTCACCAGGACGCTTGCCAAGGGTGATGACGTCACCCTGGTCGGCTTCGGCACCTTCCGGGTCACCGAGCGCGCCGCGCGCGAGGGGCGCAATCCGCGCACCGGGGAGAGCATCAAGATTGCCGCGAGCAAGCAGCCCACCTTCAAGGCCGGCGCGGGGCTCAAGGCCGCGGTCAACTAA
- a CDS encoding DUF3592 domain-containing protein, with protein sequence MVAELVFAAVLVFLLAGGLAAGIRESGARVEALIVELLARAEAMPGWRQVRGVVLELGINCERPAAATLLPDIAYHGEIDEEAALAAAQAAHREALDEMAHHHGVLIRYRYEVDGVAYVGRAVSPFMTDACAELVYRLAPGQRLRVLVDPERPEIAFLRRPRAADVERHRRALHARLLRQWCVVGALLAGGILALGMGLSGN encoded by the coding sequence ATGGTAGCGGAGCTTGTGTTTGCCGCGGTGCTGGTCTTTCTTCTCGCCGGCGGGCTTGCCGCCGGCATCCGCGAGAGTGGCGCGCGGGTCGAAGCGCTGATCGTGGAGCTCCTCGCCCGCGCCGAGGCGATGCCGGGCTGGCGCCAGGTTCGGGGCGTGGTGCTTGAGCTTGGCATCAACTGCGAGCGGCCTGCTGCGGCGACGCTGCTCCCGGACATCGCCTATCACGGCGAGATCGACGAGGAGGCGGCGCTTGCCGCAGCACAGGCAGCGCATCGTGAGGCGCTCGATGAGATGGCGCACCACCATGGCGTGCTGATCCGCTACCGCTACGAGGTTGACGGGGTGGCCTATGTCGGCCGCGCCGTCTCGCCGTTCATGACCGATGCCTGTGCCGAGCTGGTCTACCGCCTTGCCCCCGGCCAGCGGCTGCGGGTGCTGGTCGACCCCGAACGTCCCGAGATCGCCTTCCTGCGCCGCCCGCGGGCGGCGGATGTCGAGCGCCACCGCCGCGCCCTGCACGCCCGGCTGCTGCGCCAGTGGTGCGTGGTCGGCGCGCTGCTGGCAGGGGGCATCCTCGCCCTCGGGATGGGGCTTTCCGGCAACTGA
- the mfd gene encoding transcription-repair coupling factor translates to MKEDTITDELLLRETPEAMDDTEELVAIGESTTWNGVYGSAGSLEIAKTYRANGFRTGMLVTRNDRQAENAIGELRLFLGADCPELYYIPDTETLPYDQESPHPGLISDRSSTLYHLSQAAQAGRPIIIIASISNLMRRIAGREHWIDSGIRLALGEALSPQALTDGLLERGYRRVSVVEEIGEFAVRPQGVIDAWPVGPDSPVRVRVSDGHVRAIDSLNIDTQRAAADDKGTLVFLPAREMPVTAAAIERFRNAWRRRFTRTMGDETYDAIAGGAIPSGIEYYLPFFTETATLLDFLPDDGQLFLAEGAISESHAHWRSVGERYIDLTSHGARQLLRPEELWVEPGEIIAAVRARESVIMTEAVAGPGAEGARVDVGSLPTEMTRQENLRAAIAALRPWFSMAERIFFVMRSEARRQQMDILCKMLRQKAEWVNGWDDFMDGSMRVGIGIGAMEAGFYLPRQGLLVMTEKEIFGQPIYQKDADRSEGQAAIGDDQLDMLSPGDPIVHVQNGVGRLDTIEPLTFGGVERDFLTIAYDAETRVFVKMEDLDLVMPYAGTNSEMAPFDAAKSKRWIKGLAEAQKHVREIARDLIRLDERRRATPGIAFDEPGGEYERFANEFPFQETRDQAQAISDIIDDMIAPTPMDRVVCGDVGFGKTEVAMRAAFVAAASGYQVAVMVPTTLLASQHFESFRRRFASFEYRIELLARSDERSADRHIVRAANAGEVDILIGTHRLLQGDISLPRLGLLVVDEEHRFGVQQKARLRELRGEVDALALTATPIPRTLSLAMHGIRDLSIIATPPAKRLSIRTTAQRWSATLVSEAVSRERQREGQVFYVHNRVESIDAVAEELTRLLPDADIRIAHGKMAEAELEAVMSAFYRHEFDVLLCTTIIETGIDIPNANTIIIDQAENFGLAQLHQLRGRVGRSHRQAYAYMLTRADALSETAERRLRALSEATKLGQGYMLAAHDLEIRGAGELLGEEQSGSIQAIGFQLYMRLLERAIEALKAGEEIDEGLSLTNAATIEIGLGGHIPPELIDEPGLRLGYYKRLVSVADRDEVDRLAEEIADRFGEPPKALQALLRISNLRAALRRAGVHKVIADDGAVTLDFRSFRSVRLATLFTMIERDETLAISDDGRQVILSAAEGPDLAEHIIDFCEAITAA, encoded by the coding sequence GTGAAGGAGGACACCATCACTGACGAATTGCTATTGCGCGAGACACCTGAAGCAATGGATGACACAGAGGAGCTGGTTGCAATCGGCGAGAGCACGACCTGGAACGGGGTCTACGGGTCGGCAGGTAGTCTTGAGATCGCAAAAACCTACCGGGCCAATGGCTTCAGAACGGGGATGCTTGTCACCCGCAACGACCGCCAGGCTGAGAACGCGATCGGCGAGCTGCGTCTTTTCCTTGGCGCCGACTGTCCAGAGCTCTACTACATCCCTGACACCGAGACCCTGCCCTACGACCAGGAGTCGCCACACCCCGGGCTGATTTCCGATCGCTCAAGCACGCTCTACCACCTCAGTCAGGCCGCGCAGGCCGGACGGCCGATCATCATCATTGCTTCGATCTCCAACCTGATGCGTCGCATCGCCGGGCGAGAGCACTGGATCGACAGCGGCATTCGCCTGGCGCTCGGCGAGGCCCTGAGCCCCCAGGCGCTGACCGATGGTCTGCTTGAGCGCGGCTACCGGCGGGTCAGCGTGGTCGAGGAGATTGGCGAGTTTGCCGTGCGCCCCCAGGGCGTGATCGACGCCTGGCCGGTTGGCCCGGACAGCCCGGTGCGCGTGCGTGTCAGCGACGGGCATGTGCGTGCCATCGACAGCCTCAATATCGACACGCAGCGCGCCGCGGCCGATGACAAGGGGACGCTCGTATTTCTCCCGGCGCGTGAAATGCCGGTCACCGCGGCCGCCATCGAGCGCTTCAGAAACGCCTGGCGCCGGCGCTTTACCCGCACCATGGGCGATGAGACCTATGATGCGATCGCCGGCGGCGCGATACCAAGCGGCATCGAGTACTACCTGCCCTTTTTCACCGAAACGGCGACCCTGCTCGACTTCCTGCCCGACGACGGCCAGCTCTTCCTCGCCGAGGGCGCGATCAGCGAGAGCCATGCGCATTGGCGCAGTGTGGGCGAGCGCTACATCGACCTCACCAGCCACGGCGCTCGCCAGCTCCTCCGCCCCGAGGAGCTCTGGGTCGAGCCCGGCGAGATCATCGCGGCCGTCAGGGCGCGCGAGAGCGTGATCATGACCGAGGCGGTGGCCGGACCCGGCGCCGAGGGCGCGCGCGTCGACGTCGGCAGCCTGCCGACCGAGATGACCCGCCAGGAGAACCTGCGCGCCGCCATTGCGGCACTCCGCCCCTGGTTCTCCATGGCGGAGCGGATCTTCTTCGTGATGCGCTCAGAAGCCCGCCGCCAGCAGATGGATATCCTCTGCAAGATGCTCCGCCAGAAAGCCGAATGGGTGAATGGCTGGGATGACTTCATGGATGGCAGCATGCGCGTTGGCATCGGCATTGGCGCGATGGAGGCAGGCTTTTACCTGCCGCGGCAGGGGCTTCTGGTGATGACCGAGAAGGAGATCTTCGGGCAGCCGATCTACCAGAAGGACGCCGATCGCAGCGAGGGCCAGGCCGCCATCGGCGACGACCAGCTCGACATGCTCTCCCCCGGCGACCCGATCGTGCACGTCCAGAACGGAGTCGGGCGGCTTGATACCATCGAGCCGCTCACCTTCGGCGGTGTTGAGCGCGACTTCCTGACCATTGCCTACGACGCGGAAACGCGGGTCTTCGTCAAGATGGAGGATCTTGACCTGGTGATGCCCTACGCGGGCACCAACAGCGAAATGGCGCCATTCGATGCGGCGAAGAGCAAGCGCTGGATCAAGGGACTGGCCGAGGCGCAGAAGCACGTGCGCGAGATCGCCCGGGACCTCATCCGCCTCGATGAGCGCAGGCGCGCAACACCGGGCATTGCCTTCGATGAGCCGGGCGGTGAGTACGAGCGCTTCGCCAATGAGTTCCCGTTCCAGGAAACCCGCGACCAGGCCCAGGCGATCAGCGACATCATCGACGACATGATTGCGCCAACGCCCATGGACCGCGTGGTCTGCGGGGATGTTGGTTTCGGCAAGACCGAGGTGGCCATGCGGGCGGCGTTCGTCGCCGCGGCGAGCGGCTACCAGGTCGCGGTGATGGTGCCGACCACCCTGCTTGCCTCGCAGCACTTCGAGTCCTTCCGCCGGCGCTTCGCCTCCTTTGAGTATCGGATCGAGCTGCTGGCGCGCAGTGACGAGCGCAGTGCCGACCGGCACATCGTGCGCGCGGCCAATGCGGGCGAGGTGGATATTCTGATCGGCACGCACCGGTTGCTGCAGGGCGATATCAGCCTTCCCCGCCTGGGGCTTCTGGTGGTCGACGAGGAGCACCGCTTCGGCGTCCAGCAGAAGGCACGACTGCGCGAGCTGCGCGGCGAGGTCGATGCGCTGGCGCTCACGGCAACACCCATCCCGCGCACCCTCTCGCTCGCCATGCATGGCATTCGCGATCTCTCCATCATTGCCACACCGCCGGCGAAGCGCCTGTCAATCCGCACAACCGCACAGCGCTGGTCGGCAACGCTTGTGAGCGAGGCGGTCTCCCGTGAGCGCCAGCGCGAGGGCCAGGTCTTCTATGTCCACAACCGTGTGGAGAGCATCGACGCGGTGGCAGAGGAGCTCACGAGGCTACTCCCGGACGCCGACATCCGCATTGCCCACGGCAAGATGGCCGAGGCCGAGCTCGAGGCGGTCATGAGCGCCTTCTATCGCCACGAGTTCGACGTTCTGCTCTGTACCACCATCATCGAGACCGGGATCGACATTCCCAATGCGAACACCATCATCATCGACCAGGCGGAGAACTTCGGCCTCGCGCAGCTCCATCAGCTGCGTGGCCGCGTCGGGCGCTCCCACCGCCAGGCCTACGCCTACATGCTCACCCGTGCGGATGCCCTGAGCGAGACGGCCGAGCGGCGACTGCGGGCACTGAGCGAGGCCACCAAGCTTGGCCAGGGCTACATGCTCGCCGCCCATGACCTTGAGATTCGCGGCGCCGGGGAGCTCCTCGGCGAGGAGCAGAGCGGGAGCATTCAGGCGATCGGCTTCCAGCTCTACATGCGGCTGCTTGAGCGCGCCATCGAGGCGCTGAAGGCCGGCGAGGAGATCGATGAGGGGCTGTCCCTGACCAATGCCGCCACCATCGAGATCGGACTCGGGGGGCACATCCCCCCGGAGCTGATCGACGAGCCCGGGCTTCGCCTTGGCTACTACAAGCGCCTGGTCTCGGTGGCGGACCGGGATGAGGTCGATCGCCTGGCTGAGGAGATCGCTGATCGCTTCGGCGAGCCACCGAAGGCACTCCAGGCGCTACTTCGCATCAGCAACCTGCGTGCCGCGCTGCGCCGGGCAGGCGTGCACAAGGTGATCGCCGATGACGGGGCGGTGACCCTCGACTTCCGCTCATTCCGAAGCGTGCGCCTTGCCACCTTGTTCACGATGATCGAGCGCGACGAAACCCTCGCGATCAGCGACGACGGCCGCCAGGTGATCCTCTCCGCGGCCGAGGGCCCCGACCTGGCAGAGCACATCATCGACTTCTGCGAGGCCATCACGGCCGCCTAG
- a CDS encoding DsbA family protein has translation MGKRRKQTPGQRMLFTGVTVVGSMLALVGALQLFGSIGAGAERLPEGAGSVVMTAEEGAEWVRSTRGVPLHGPRRAAVTVHVFSDIECPVCQRYAGIPEQAVDGLGGVANLAHRHFPLPGFGERAKRQHVAAYCVGETAGEEAYFVFLERMFDESRGGGRGPSRSLFAIADLAGADRPSLTACMEDPASVRQVESDVAAGRAIGVRGTPTTVIVNNRSGAMRGLGGLQDAAALSAAIEAIATE, from the coding sequence ATGGGCAAGCGACGCAAGCAAACGCCCGGGCAGCGCATGCTCTTTACCGGTGTCACGGTGGTGGGCTCGATGCTCGCACTCGTCGGCGCCCTGCAGCTCTTCGGCTCGATCGGCGCTGGCGCCGAGCGCCTCCCCGAGGGCGCGGGCAGTGTGGTGATGACGGCCGAGGAGGGCGCCGAGTGGGTGCGCAGCACGCGTGGCGTGCCACTCCACGGGCCGCGCCGGGCCGCGGTCACCGTGCATGTCTTCAGCGACATCGAGTGCCCCGTCTGTCAGCGCTACGCGGGCATTCCGGAGCAGGCGGTCGATGGCCTGGGGGGCGTTGCCAACCTCGCCCACCGGCACTTCCCGCTGCCAGGCTTCGGCGAGCGCGCCAAGCGCCAGCATGTTGCCGCCTACTGCGTCGGCGAAACCGCGGGGGAGGAGGCGTACTTTGTGTTTCTTGAGCGGATGTTCGATGAGAGCCGGGGCGGTGGCCGCGGCCCGTCGCGCTCGCTCTTCGCCATCGCTGATCTCGCCGGCGCCGATCGCCCGTCACTGACGGCGTGCATGGAGGACCCGGCGAGTGTGCGCCAGGTTGAGAGCGATGTCGCGGCGGGACGGGCGATTGGTGTTCGCGGTACGCCGACCACCGTGATCGTCAACAACCGCAGCGGTGCCATGCGCGGGCTTGGGGGGCTTCAGGATGCCGCGGCCCTCTCGGCGGCCATCGAGGCGATCGCAACGGAGTAG
- a CDS encoding tetratricopeptide repeat protein, with translation MGLFGWRRAADGRVAVTAEAAAGGRALEAGIAHLREGDLVQARAAFERATGDADPTVQAKAWVNLGTLARGEGGLDAARAAYMRAVDCDPALTPAYMNLASLALAAGRMGEAETRFHQVLAIDPVAESAIAGLARLLSLRGARAEALEMLTRAQAAHPGSARIAAQLAGERFRAGDTAGAFAAIAPMLEAPETAPEVLDAYAHLAESLGEVDQAVARLESHLASIADSALAPMPVAEHFRAHIARLRGLSTGEGV, from the coding sequence ATGGGACTATTTGGCTGGCGGCGCGCCGCTGATGGGCGAGTGGCGGTGACAGCGGAGGCTGCGGCGGGCGGGCGTGCGCTCGAGGCCGGCATCGCACACCTCCGGGAGGGTGATCTTGTGCAGGCAAGGGCCGCCTTCGAGCGCGCAACGGGCGACGCTGATCCGACGGTGCAGGCGAAGGCCTGGGTGAACCTTGGCACGCTGGCGCGGGGCGAGGGTGGGCTTGACGCGGCGCGCGCAGCCTACATGCGGGCTGTCGACTGCGACCCGGCGCTCACCCCCGCCTACATGAACCTCGCAAGCCTCGCGCTTGCCGCCGGGCGCATGGGTGAGGCGGAGACGCGCTTCCACCAGGTGCTTGCGATCGATCCGGTTGCCGAGTCGGCGATTGCCGGTCTTGCCCGCCTGCTTTCGCTTCGCGGTGCGCGCGCGGAGGCGCTCGAGATGCTGACGCGCGCCCAGGCCGCCCACCCCGGGAGTGCGCGCATTGCCGCACAGCTCGCCGGTGAGCGCTTCCGTGCCGGGGACACGGCGGGGGCCTTCGCGGCGATCGCACCGATGCTTGAAGCGCCCGAGACGGCGCCAGAGGTGCTGGATGCCTACGCGCACCTGGCGGAGTCGCTTGGCGAAGTCGACCAGGCGGTTGCGCGGCTCGAGTCCCATCTTGCCAGCATCGCTGACAGTGCGCTCGCCCCGATGCCCGTCGCGGAGCATTTCCGGGCGCATATCGCGCGGCTTCGCGGGCTGTCCACTGGGGAGGGGGTCTGA